The following coding sequences lie in one Mesorhizobium sp. NZP2298 genomic window:
- a CDS encoding acyl-CoA thioesterase yields MVHYADGRPIGDLTLRTLAMPSDANAAGDIFGGWVMAQMDLACGIRAAERARGRVVTAAVKEMSFAKPMKIGDTLCIYTHVERVGRTSMTLKVEAWAQRYLSDLMEKVTHADFIMVALDGEGKPKAVPAES; encoded by the coding sequence ATGGTGCACTACGCGGACGGACGGCCGATCGGAGACCTGACGCTGCGCACGCTCGCCATGCCTTCGGACGCCAATGCGGCCGGCGACATTTTCGGCGGCTGGGTGATGGCGCAGATGGACCTTGCCTGCGGCATCCGCGCCGCCGAGCGGGCCAGGGGCCGCGTGGTGACGGCGGCGGTCAAGGAGATGTCCTTCGCCAAGCCGATGAAGATCGGCGACACGCTGTGCATCTACACCCATGTCGAACGCGTCGGCCGTACCTCGATGACGCTGAAGGTCGAGGCCTGGGCGCAGCGCTATCTCTCCGACCTGATGGAAAAGGTGACGCACGCCGATTTCATCATGGTGGCGCTCGACGGCGAGGGCAAGCCGAAGGCCGTGCCGGCCGAGAGTTGA
- a CDS encoding winged helix-turn-helix transcriptional regulator — MLLRHPHRTEDCRAISEILQRVGDKWTVLVVGKLGDGPLRFNELRAAVGGISQKMLTTTLRGLERDGFVTRTVFPTIPPRVDYELTELGHELLIPVSALGEWARRNTQRVRAAREKFDGMHG; from the coding sequence TTGTTACTGAGGCACCCGCACCGCACCGAAGACTGCCGCGCGATTTCCGAAATCCTGCAGCGCGTCGGCGACAAATGGACCGTTCTTGTGGTCGGCAAACTTGGCGACGGACCTTTGCGTTTCAACGAGCTGCGCGCCGCCGTCGGCGGCATCTCGCAAAAGATGCTGACCACGACCTTGCGCGGGCTGGAACGCGACGGGTTCGTCACCCGCACCGTGTTCCCGACCATCCCGCCGCGCGTCGACTACGAGCTGACGGAACTCGGCCACGAACTGCTGATCCCGGTCAGCGCGCTTGGCGAATGGGCGCGCAGGAACACGCAGCGTGTGCGCGCGGCACGCGAAAAATTCGACGGCATGCACGGCTGA
- a CDS encoding GMC family oxidoreductase: MQTFDFIIVGSGSAGSVLADKLSASGRFSVLVLEAGGTDRRFYVQMPLGYGKTFFDPAVNWNYKTEADPGLGGNVDHWPRGKLLGGSSSINAMVWIRGAREDFDDWRAAGNPGWGYDDLLPAFKALEDNEAGADRWRGTGGPLHISNTTNAVHPLTKRYLAAGQQAGLPLNPDFNGAAQEGVGTYQISTRNGRRMSAARAFLRPAMKRANVRVETNALASRILFEGKRAVGIEYLQNGRTKTARAGREVILSAGSINSPQLMQLSGIGPAALLKGLDIPVVHANENVGANLQDHVGINYTFKGNVPTLNQILRPWWGKLLVGMQYILTRSGPLSLSMNHGGGFFRTDPAFTRPNMQLYFQAFSTVIPKSGERPILTPDPWPGFSIGLSNCRPSSRGEIMIRSSNPLEYPRIVANAYSTNADVEEMLAAVKFVRKIASMPAMAEIIQEEVLPGPSIQSDADLITDFRKRSGTVYHPVSTCRMGPDPSRSVVDPRLKVHGLEGLRVIDASIFPDNITGNTNAASVMTGWKGAELVLEDQK, translated from the coding sequence ATGCAGACTTTTGACTTCATCATCGTCGGCTCCGGCTCGGCCGGCTCGGTGCTCGCCGACAAACTCTCGGCCTCGGGCCGTTTCTCGGTGCTGGTGCTGGAGGCCGGCGGCACGGACCGCCGCTTCTACGTGCAGATGCCGCTTGGCTACGGCAAGACCTTCTTCGATCCCGCCGTCAACTGGAACTACAAGACCGAGGCTGACCCAGGCCTCGGCGGCAATGTCGACCACTGGCCCCGCGGCAAGCTGCTCGGCGGGTCGAGCTCGATCAACGCCATGGTCTGGATCCGCGGCGCGCGCGAGGATTTCGACGACTGGCGCGCCGCCGGCAATCCCGGCTGGGGTTATGACGATCTGTTGCCCGCCTTCAAGGCGCTCGAGGACAATGAGGCGGGCGCCGACAGATGGCGCGGTACCGGCGGCCCCCTGCATATCAGCAACACGACGAACGCCGTCCACCCGCTGACCAAGCGCTATCTCGCCGCCGGGCAGCAGGCCGGCCTGCCGCTCAACCCCGATTTCAATGGTGCTGCCCAGGAAGGCGTCGGCACCTACCAGATCTCGACCAGGAACGGCCGCCGCATGTCCGCCGCCCGCGCCTTCCTGCGCCCGGCCATGAAGCGCGCAAACGTCCGCGTCGAAACCAATGCGCTGGCGAGCCGCATCCTGTTCGAGGGCAAGCGCGCCGTTGGCATCGAGTATTTGCAGAACGGTCGGACGAAGACGGCCCGCGCCGGCCGCGAAGTCATCCTTTCCGCCGGCTCGATCAACTCGCCGCAGCTCATGCAGCTTTCAGGCATCGGTCCGGCGGCTTTGCTCAAGGGGCTGGACATCCCGGTCGTCCATGCCAACGAGAATGTCGGTGCCAATCTGCAGGACCATGTCGGCATCAACTACACCTTCAAGGGCAATGTGCCGACACTGAACCAGATCCTGCGCCCCTGGTGGGGCAAGCTGCTGGTCGGCATGCAGTACATCCTGACCCGTTCCGGGCCGCTGTCGCTGTCGATGAACCATGGCGGCGGCTTCTTCCGCACCGACCCGGCATTTACGCGCCCCAACATGCAGCTTTATTTCCAGGCGTTCTCGACCGTCATCCCGAAGAGCGGCGAGCGGCCGATCCTGACGCCTGACCCCTGGCCGGGCTTCTCCATCGGCCTGTCCAACTGCCGTCCGTCGAGCCGGGGCGAGATCATGATCCGCTCCAGCAATCCGCTGGAATACCCAAGGATCGTCGCCAACGCCTATTCCACCAATGCCGACGTCGAGGAGATGCTGGCGGCGGTGAAGTTCGTGCGCAAGATCGCCTCGATGCCGGCGATGGCGGAAATCATCCAAGAAGAAGTCCTGCCCGGCCCGTCGATCCAGTCGGACGCCGACCTGATCACGGATTTCAGGAAACGCTCAGGCACCGTCTATCACCCGGTTTCGACCTGCCGCATGGGGCCTGATCCCTCGCGCTCCGTCGTCGATCCGCGCCTCAAGGTGCATGGGCTCGAAGGCCTGCGCGTCATCGACGCCTCGATCTTTCCCGACAACATCACCGGCAACACCAACGCCGCCTCGGTCATGACCGGATGGAAAGGCGCCGAACTGGTTCTGGAGGACCAAAAATGA
- a CDS encoding phosphoribosylaminoimidazolesuccinocarboxamide synthase has protein sequence MRILSDAFIPELPGHYKGKVRENYDLPDGRRIIIATDRLSAFDIILTSIPFKGEILTQTARYWFEETADICPNHVLEYPDPNVVVGTRLDILPVEIVVRGYLAGTTSTSILTRYKRGERDMYGMRLPDGLRDNEKLAEPVITPTSKAADGAHDEPLSRAEILEQGLLTQAQWDTVSDYALKLFARGQARAAERGLILADTKYEFGTDRNGTIILADEIHTPDSSRYWIAASYGQALANGTRPDSFDKDFIRSWVAARCDPYRDPIPKIPDEIVEQASNVYAQAYEAITGKAFIPDLSGSTVLDRIRANLAGYF, from the coding sequence ATGCGGATCCTGTCGGATGCCTTCATTCCCGAGCTGCCGGGCCACTACAAGGGCAAGGTCCGCGAAAACTACGACCTTCCGGACGGGCGGCGCATCATCATCGCCACCGATCGGCTCAGCGCGTTCGACATCATCCTGACGTCGATCCCGTTCAAGGGCGAGATCCTTACCCAGACGGCACGGTACTGGTTCGAGGAAACCGCCGATATCTGTCCGAACCATGTGCTCGAATACCCCGACCCAAATGTCGTCGTCGGCACCAGGCTCGACATCCTGCCGGTCGAGATCGTCGTGCGCGGTTATCTGGCGGGGACCACCAGCACCTCGATCCTGACCCGCTACAAGCGCGGCGAACGCGACATGTATGGCATGCGACTGCCGGACGGGCTGCGCGACAATGAAAAGCTGGCCGAGCCGGTCATCACGCCGACGAGCAAGGCAGCGGATGGCGCCCATGACGAGCCGCTGTCGAGAGCGGAGATCCTCGAACAGGGACTGCTCACACAGGCACAATGGGACACCGTCTCGGATTATGCCCTGAAACTGTTCGCCCGCGGCCAGGCACGCGCCGCCGAGCGCGGCCTGATCCTGGCCGACACGAAGTACGAATTCGGCACCGACAGAAACGGCACGATCATCCTGGCCGACGAAATCCATACGCCGGACAGCAGCCGGTACTGGATCGCGGCGAGCTATGGACAGGCCCTGGCCAACGGCACCCGGCCGGACAGCTTCGACAAGGATTTCATCCGCTCGTGGGTGGCGGCGCGCTGCGATCCCTACAGGGACCCGATCCCGAAGATTCCGGACGAGATCGTCGAACAGGCCTCCAACGTCTATGCGCAGGCCTATGAGGCGATCACCGGCAAGGCGTTCATCCCCGACCTGTCTGGTAGCACGGTGCTGGACCGCATCCGAGCGAACCTTGCAGGTTATTTTTGA